The nucleotide window AGTCCCTGCGGATTGCCCACACCTTCGAACGTCGCCCCCAGCAGCGTGAGTGGTCCGACGCAGAACAGCAGCGACGCAGTGACGAACCCGGTGATGAAATCACCGTGTTCGGAGCGGAACTTTTTGCGCAGGTATTCGGCGACCGATTCGAGCCGACCGTGCAGGCGCAGGAGCTCGCCGATCACTACGCCGAGGATGAGCGCGGCCGGCGTGACCATCAGCTTGCCGTCATTGAACGCCGGGACGGCCTGCGCGACGCCCATGGTCAGCGTGACGAACCCGAGGCCGAGCATCACGCTGTCGTTGATGCGCTTCGGCAAGTGCGCACCGACGGCCAGTCCGATGCCGCTGCCCGCGAGGACCGCGGCGGTGTTGATGAGGGTGCCGGTCACTCGAACTTCACATCCACGACGACCGGAAGGTGGTCGCTGGCCGAGTCGGTCATCCCGCCGGTGAAGACCGACACGTCCACGACGAACGGGAGCATGTTGTCCGTCGCCAGCGCGTGGTCGATGAAGCCGCCGTAGCGGGCACCGCCGTAACCCTTGAACGTCTCCACGCCGTCGTCGGAAAGCTCGCGGGTCAGCAGGATCAGGCCCTGGCTCATGTTGGTCATCACGTCGCCGCCACCTTCGTCCTCGTGTTCGTCGATGCCGAGCGTGTCGTTCATGTCGCCGACGAGCAGGACCGGATGCTGCTCGGAGAGTTCGATCGCCTTGTCCCGCGTGGTCGTCGCTTCGAGGTTCCGCCAGCGGGTGGTGCGGACGCTGTTGCCGCCCTTGGATTTCTGGTGGGTGTTGCCGACCCAGAACTGATCACCATCGGGCGTCTTGATCAGCACGAACCCGGCCCCGCGGGCAAAGAGCCGATCGCCGCGGTCGTTGTAATCGTTGACGTCGGGCACTTCGTAGAGCGTGACCGTTTCGACGATCTCGAACCCCGGCCGGAGCATGATCGTCAGGTGCTGCTCGCGCGTCGTGTTGGTCGGCAGGTTCTGGATGGTGCCGAAGTAGTTGTCGAGGAAACTCTCGTTGAAGTACGCGAGATTCTCCAGGCTCGCCGACTCCTGGACCGCGAGGATGTCCGGCTGCATCGCCTTGATCGTCTCGGCGACTTCCCAGTTCTCCTCACGGTCCGCCCGGCGCTCGTAACGAATGAAGTCGCGGATGTCCTCGGGCACCGCTTCGTTCTGACGGTACTTCCGATCGAGCGCGTAGGCCGTGAAGTTCTGCGTGAAGTTTTCGATGTTGTACGAGACGACGCGGATGGTGTCGGCTTCAACGGCGACATCGGCCGGTGCCGTGGTCGGCTGCAACAACGTGAGAGCAAGCAGGGCGGTGTGCATAGGCCATGGTAGGGAACGCCCACGCCTTCAGGCGTGGGTCCGACGGATCGCGCGGTCCCCGCCGACCCTCGCCTGAAGGCGTGGGCGTTGGTGCAATTTCCGATGCAACCCTGCGGCACCTAACCTGCCTCTCCACCCATGCCCCAGGCGAAAGGCAAAAAGCTCTCTCCCGCGATGGCCCAGTACCAGCGGTTCAAGCAGCAGCACCCCGAGTATGTGCTGTTCTTTCGCATGGGCGACTTCTATGAGATGTTCCACGAGGACGCCAAGCTCGCCCACGAGGTGATGGGCGTGACGTTGACGGCGCGGTCCGGCGTGCCGATGGCGGGGGTGCCGCACCACTCGGTCGAGGGGTACCTGCGGAAGATGATCGCGGCGGGGCATCGGGTGGCGATGTGCGAGCAGGTGCAGGACCCCAAAGAAGCCAAGGGCGTGGTCGAGCGCGACGTGACGCGGCTGGTCACGCCCGGCACGCTCACGGACGACGGGCTGATGGAAGGCGCGGCCGAGAACCTGCTCGCGGTCGTCGCCGAGCACACCGGCAAGAACTCCGGCCACAAATGGGCACTGGCCTACGCGGACCTCTCGACGGGCCAGGTCGGTTGCGTGCAAGGGAGCGAGGCGACGGTCCGTGACGAAGCCGCCCGGCTCACCGCCGCCGAACTGCTCGTGCCCGAACTCTCCAGCGGCGAGGAGCATCCCGCAGCCGAGCGGTTTCGAATGGCCGGCGTGAAGACCGTCGTGACGCGGCCCGGCTGGCAGTTCGCGCCGCACCACGCCGCCGAGCAGTTGCAAAAGCACTATGGCGTCTCGACCGCCGGCGGATTCGGCTTCGACGATGACGACGCCGCCGTTGTCGCGCTCGGGGCGTTGCTGGCGTACCTCGAAGAAACGCAGAAGACTTCGCTCACCCACCTGCACACGCCGCGTCGGCACGACCCGTCGGCGTTCCTGCTCATTGACGCCGACAGTTTTCGGTCGCTGGAGATCGACCGCACCGTCCGTGGCAACGCGGCGGCGGGTTCGCTGCTCCACGCAATCGACCGCACCCGCAGCCCGATGGGCAAACGCCTCCTGCGTCAGTGGCTGCGCACGCCGCTGGCGACCGTCGAGCCGATCGTCGCAAGGCAGCAGGCCGTCGCCGCGTTGCTCGATCATCCGACACAACTCGAAACCGTCAGTGATCTGCTTGCCGGCGTTTGTGACATCGAACGGATCGTCACCCGCATCACCGTCAACCGCGTCAACCCGCGGGACCTTGCGAGCTTGCGCGACTGCCTGCGTCAGGTACCGATGATCGCGGCCGAGTTAGCGCCGATCGGCGTCGGGGAAAACCTGCAACAGCATGTCGAGTTCGCCAAGGACCAGGCCGCACAACTCAAGGCAGCCATCCTCGACGAGCCTGCCCCGCACCTGCGCGAGGGCGGCGTCATCGCGAAGAAGTATTCCGCCGACCTCGACGAACTCCGCCGCCTCGGTACCGACGCCAAGACCTGGCTCGCCGAGTACCAACAACACCTCTCGGCCAACAACGACATCGGTAGCCTGAAGGTCGGCTACAACCGCGTCTTCGGCTACTACATCGAGGTCACCAACGCCCACAAGGACAAGGTCGACCCGTCGTGGGTTCGTAAGCAAACGCTCAAGGACTGCGAACGCTATATCACCGACGAGCTCAAGCAGTTCGAGGACAAGGCACTAGGGGCTAAGGAAAAGTCGATCGCGCTCGAGGCGGAACTTTTCGAGCAGGTGCGGCGGGATCTGCTGCCGGCGGTGCGGGAGTTCCAAGCTCTTGCCGCCGCTCTCGCCGAGCTCGACGTCCTCGCGGCCTTGGCAAAGCTCGCGCGGGAACGTCGCTATTGCCGCCCGGCGATCACCGATGACCGCGTGCTGAAGATCGAAGAGGGCAAGCATCCCGTTCTCGAGCAACAGCTCGGCAGCGAGTTCGTCGCGAATGACTTGGCCATGACCGACACCGACGCGCTGGGTCTGATCACCGGCCCCAACATGGCCGGCAAGTCGACCTACATCCGCCAGGTGGCGCTCATCGTCCTGCTCGCGCAGATCGGCAGCTTCGTCCCGGCCAAGGCTGCGACCGTCGGCGTCGCCGATCGGCTCTTCACCCGCATCGGTGCCAACGACGAGATCCATGCCGGCCAGTCGACGTTCATGGTCGAGATGACCGAGACGGCCAACCTGCTCAACAACGCCACCGACCGCAGCGTGATCATCCTCGACGAGATCGGCCGCGGCACCTCGACGCTCGATGGCCTCTCCCTCGCTTGGGCCATCGCCGAGCACCTGGCCGAGAAGGTCAAGGCCCGCACGCTCTTCGCCACGCACTACCACGAGCTGACCGACCTCGCGGACCAACTACCCGGCGTGCGAAACCTCTCGGTCGCCGTGCGTGAGTGGCAGGATGACGTGGTGTTCCTGCACCGCATCGTCGAGGGCCGGGCCGACAAGAGCTACGGCATCCACGTCGCCCGCCTCGCCGGCGTGCCCAAACCCGTCCTCGGTCGGGCCAAGACGCTGCTGGCCGACCTCGCGGTGCATCACGCGAAGGAGAAACAGGTCGGCCCGCAGATGTCGCTGTTCACCGACCCAGACGCCGAGCTCGGCCGGGAGATGCGCGCGGCCCTCGCCGCGATCGATTGCGATGACATGTCGCCCCGCGAGGCGCTCGATCAGCTCGCGCAATGGTGCAATCGGTGGGGCGAGTCGTGACGCCGATTTACGCGAGCATGGTCCGTCGCACCGGTGCCACGCCGGTACCGATCGTGAGCGTCCACGGCACCGACGGCGACGCCCGTCACGAGGCCAGCGAGGCCAAACGGTTCGCCCACCTGATCCCGTTCGACGCGCTGTTCATCTGCCCGCAGTTTCGCACGCCGTACCAGTTTCTGCTGCCCGATGCGGACCGCAAAGTACTCGACTTCATCGACGGCGAGCTGGGCGTGAGCAGCCGCATGCTCATCCGTGGCTTCTCCGGCGGCGCACAGTTCGCCCACCGCTTCGCCTTTCGCCATCCGTATCGTGTCGCCGCGTGTAGCGCACTGGGAGCCGGCTCATACACGCTGCCTGACGGCACGCTCATCGGCATGATGGTCGAGGACGACTACTTCACTCGGCCCGAGTTCGCCGACCCCGCCATCCGCGCCGCCGGCGAGCAACCCGCGTGTAACGGTTGGCAACCAATCCGCTGGCAAACCGGCTGTGGCCGACGCGATGTCGAGAGCCGTGTCAAGAGCGCGAAGGCGTTCGCCGACGCGCTGCGTGTCGACGGGGCGTCGGTCGAGCAGGTGACCTGGGACGCCGAGCACGATCCGGCACCGGTCGCCGAGCGCGTGTGGCGGTTCCTCGGCAAGGGCGTCGCGTGAACCGTCAGCCGCCACAGCCGGAGCTGATGGACGATGCGTCGGCCGATCCCGCCGAGCTGCGTCGAGCGCTGCGCTTCATCCGGCGAATCAACACCGCCCTCCGATACAATTCCGCCGTCGTTGCGGCATTGCGGGAACTCGGTTGCGGGAGGGGCAGCACCGTGCTCGACGTCGCGACCGGGTCGGCCGACCTGCCGCAGTTGCTCCGTAACACGCTCGGCTGTCATGCAGTTGGGGTCGACCTGCATGCCGAGACCTTGGCGATTGCCGATGAGTGGACGGACGTGCCGTTGATCCGTGGCGATGCACTTGCGCTGCCGATGGCCGACGCCTCGGTCGACTTCGTGACCGCCAATCTCTTCCTGCACCACCTCGACAACGACACCGCCGTCGCCGTGCTGCGGGAGATGCGCCGCGTCGCCCGGCGTGGCGTGGTCGTCGCCGACCTGCTGCGAAATCGTCGAGCTCTCGCCTGGATCACGCTCTTTACCGCCGTTGCGTCACCAATGGTGCGCCACGACGCTCGCCTGAGCGTGCGGCAGGGATGGACGTTGGATGAGGCGGAAACCCTCGCCGAGCGTGCGGAAATGCCCAATTTTCGCGTTCAGCGGTGCTTTGGACATCGGTACCTCCTGATTTCTCGAAAATCCTGAAAGGAAATGAGCGCTGCCGGCGACCGTTGTCAGAGGTATCTCACGTCATGCTCGCACTCACGCTCGCTGCTGTTTTAATGAATCCCTCGGCTCAATCCATGGTTGACATCACGGACGCGCCCGAGGTCACCGCCCATGCCCCGGTGAAGGCGATGGCCGTCGGTGTGCTCGCGGCGGGGCTCAACGGGGGCGATCCGATGGCCGCCGCCGAGGCTGCCGCAGACCTTCTCGGCCCCGAGTGGATCGCTTCCGCCGAACTGCTGTCTGCGGGGTCGATCGCCGACGTACAAGCGGTACACGATCGTCTCGCGTTCACGCCGATCCTGGAGGCCGAGTTTCCGCCGAACTTCCCCGACTGGACGCCTGTCGGCGAGATCGAGATCAAGCAATACCCGACCTACCGAATGGCCATCGCCAAGAGCGAAGTGGGGCTGCAAGAGAACGGCTTGTTCTGGCGGTTGTTCAACCACATCTCGACCAACGACATCCCGATGACCGCGCCCGTCGAGATGAGCCGGGACAACGGCAAGGCGATGATGGGATTCATGTACCCCGACAGTGACACCGGCAGCCTCGGCTCAGCGGCGCTGGATGTTGAGGTGATCGACGTGCCCCCGACAAAGGTGATTACCGTTGGCATGCGAGGCAATCGTCGGACCAGCGATGTCGACGAGGTCGAGTCGATGCTTCGCAACGCGATCGAGGAGCGCGGCCTCACGGCCGCAGGACCGATGCGAGTGATGGGTTACAACAGCCCGAGCGTCCGCGGAGACATGCGCTACTACGAAGTGCAAATCCCCGTGGAGTAACACTCACGTGTCGGAAGACGCAAGTCGTTCCGCCACCGCATCAGCCAGATGCCGCGCCGGTTCCGCCAGCGCGGCATCTTTGCCAACGCGGCTGGTAAGCGTGACGACCTCGCACACGTCTGTTTTGGTCGGTGTTCGACTACCGCAAAATGCGATGACGTCAACGCCGGTCTTGGCGCGTGTCACCAACTCAACGTACCCGACGACCTTCCCGTCGCTGCTTGTTGCGTCGTAACAACCTTCGCCGGTAAGTACGAGTTGGGCGCTGCTGACTTCTGCCATGAAATGGCCGTGATTGCCTATGAGTTCGATGCCCGGCGTAAGTGTCGCGTCGAGCACGAGGCTCAAACCCCAGCCGAGGCCGCCGGCCGCGCCCGTGCCTGCCATATCGCCGTTACCTAAGCGCTTTGCGAGTTGCCGCAGAGCCGTGTCGAGGTGATCGACCTGATCCGTGGTCGCGCCCTTCTGCGGACCAAAAGTACGAGCAGCGTCGGTTAGACGTGTGGTCACGTCGCACGCGATCTCCAATGCCAGTCCGTCCGCCAATCCCGGCCGACCAATCGCGATGACTTGGCCGATGTCCCGGCCGCACAGCGGGTCATCGTCTGCCGTCACGATCTGGCCTTTTTCCAGCGTGATCGGACAGCCCAGCGCCTGCAAACATCCGATCCCCGCGTCGATCGTTGCGCTGCCGCCGAGGCCGAGGATGACGTGGCGGGCGTCCATGCCGACGGCGAAGCGGATCAGCTCGCCGACGCCGAAGGTCGTGGTGTTCATCGGGTTGCGTTGGTCTTCGCGGAGCAACGCCAGCCCTGCGGCGGACGCCATCTCGATCACGGTGGTGCCGTCGGGCAGCAAGCCCATCTCCGCGTCCACGCGCATATCCGGCAGTGGCCCGGTCACCGTCCGCGTGAGTCGCCGACCATCCAACGCGTCGCACAGAACGTCGACGAACCCTTCGCCGCCGTCGCTCATCGGGCACTGCACGATCTCCGCGTCCGGCCAGACCCGCCGCACGCCTTCGGCCATCGCGGCCGCCGCTTGTTTCGCTGTCAGCGTGCCCTTGAATTTGTCCGGTGCAATCAGCACACGCATCCCGTTACGCTATCGCCCATGGCATTTACGCTCCAACTCAACGATCCCGCTCCCGCCTTCGACCTGCCCGGTACCGATGGCAAGAACCACACGCTCGCCGACTACGACGCCGACATCCTCGTCGTCGGCTTCACCTGCAACCACTGCCCGTACGTCATCGAGTCCGAGGATCGCATCAAAGCGTTTCACACGGACTACCGCGACAAGGGTGTTCAGCTGGTTTGCATCAACAGTAACTCGACGGGCACCTACGCCGAGGACAGCTTCGAGCACATGGTGCAGCGGGTGAAGGACAAGGGCTTCGAGTTCGACTACCTGCGTGACGAGTCGCAGGAGGTCGCCAAGGCGTACGGGGCACTGCGGACGCCGCACTTTTACGTGTTCGGGAAGGACCGCACGCTGAAGTACACCGGCCGGATGGACGACAGCCCGCGTGACCCGAGCAAGCAGACCACGCACGAACTGCGCGACGCCGTCGACGACCTGCTCGCCGGCCGCGAGGTCGCTCAGCCGCTGACCAATCCGATCGGCTGCAATGTCAAGTGGGACGGTCAGGACGCCCACTGGATGCCGGCGGATGCGTGTGACCTTGTGTGAGGTGTCCCCCAACGCCCACGGCTTCAGCCGTGGGGCCGCACCTGCGCTCGGACGTTGCGGCAGACCCACGCCTGAAGGCGTGGGCTTTCGTTGCGACTTCACGTCGAGATTGGTACGTTCCGCCCCATGCCGACGCCTCTCAACATCTGCCTCATCGGCACCAAGTTCATGGGCCGAACGCATAGCAACGCGTACAGCCAGGTGAACAAGTTCTTCGGCGATCTGCCGCGCCAGGCGGTGATGCACACGCTCTGCGGCCGCAACCCGGAAGAGACTGAATCATTCGCCAAAGCCTGGGGCTGGCGGAATGCGTCGGTCAACTGGAAGGCGGCGATCAGCAATCCCGACATTCAACTCGTCGACATCGGCACGCCCAATCATGTGCATCGCGACATGGCCATCGCCGCACTCGAAGCCGGCAGAGATTTGGCGTGCGAGAAGCCGCTCGCCGGCAAGCTCGACGAAGCTCGGGAAATGGTCGAAGCCGCGAAGGCCCGACCGAATCAAAAGACGTATGTCTGGTACAACTATCGCCGTTGCCCGGCGTTGACGTTCGCGCACCAGCTCGTGCGGCAAGGCCGACTCGGTCGGCTTTACCATGTACGCGGCTTCTATTTGCAGGACTGGGCCGGGCCGGACACGCCGATGGTCTGGCGGTTCCAAGGCGACATCGCCGGCAGCGGGTCGCTCGGCGACCTGTGTGCCCACTCGATCGACGCAGCCCGCTTCGTCACCGGCGAGGAGTTCGAATCCGTCAGCGGGGCGATCCTCGAGACATTTATCAAGGAGCGCAAAGTCATGGAAGGCGGCGGCGGTGAGATCTCGGGTCACGGTGCGGTCGCATCTGACAAGACCGAGAAGTCCACCGTCGACGATGCCGCGTTGTTCACCGCACGCCTCACCGGCGGGGCCGTCGCGACCTTCGAAGCCACGCGCCTTTCCACCGGCGACAAGAATGGTAACCGTCTCGAAGTTCACGGCGACAAGGGCGCGATCCGCTGGAACTTTGAGAAGCTTCACGAGCTGCAGTGGTACGACAACACGCTCCCGCCCAGCGAGCAGGGCTGGTCGACGATCAACGTGTCGGACGCCGGCGCGGGACATCCGTACGCCGAGGCGTGGTGGCCGACGGCCCACTCGATCGGCTACGAGCACGGCTTCATCAACCAAGCCGCCGACATGCTCCGCGACCTCGGCGGCGTCGAGCCGGTTTCACCGTTGCCGGACTTCATCGATGCCTACGAAACGCAGAAGGTTCTCGCGGCCGTCCAGCAAAGTGCCGCCGACGGACGTACCGTGCAACTCGCCGAGATTTCCTAGAACCTCAACCAACCGATCACCATGAACCACGTCCGCTACGCCGTCGCCGGCGGCGGGGCCATCGCCCAACGCCGCCACCTGCCCGAGGGTCACGCCAACCCGAACTCAAGCATTGTTGCCATTTGCGACCCGCTGGAGGAGCGCGCCAAGGAAGTCGGTGAAAAGTACAACGCCCGTCCGTTCACCGACTTCGACGCGATGCTCGCCGAGACCGAGTGCGATGCCGTCGTCGTCGCGACGCCCAACGCCGACCACGCCCCGCAGACGATCAAGGCGTTCGAAGCCGGCAAGCATGTGCTGGTCGAGAAGCCGATGGCTACGTCGACCGATGAAGCCAAGGCGATGGTCGCCGCAGCCGAGAAGGCCGGGAAGTTCCTGATGATCGGCATGAATCAGCGCCTGATGCCGCCGCACGTGAAGGCCAAGGAGATCCTCGACACTGGCAAGCTCGGCAAGGTGCTGACGTTCGAGACGAACTTCAAACACCCCGGCCCCGACGGCTGGAGTCTCGACGGTGCCCACTCGTGGTTCTTCGTCAAGGAGCGTGCGGTGTTGGGCGTCAACGGCGATCTCGGCATCCATAAGGCCGATCTCATGCGTTACCTGCTCGGCGAGGAGTTCGCCCGGGTCGGTGGTTTCGTCAAGACGCTGAGCAAAACCACCCCCGACGGCAAGCTCATCCCCGTGGACGACAACGCGTTCCTCGAGCTCGAAACCGAGTCCGGCGTGATCGGCTCGATCCATATCTCGTGGACCAACTTTGGCCGAATCGAAGACAACGGCACCACGATCTTCGCCGAGAACGGTGTCATGCGTATCGGCATGGCCGGCGAGTACGGCGTCATGGTCGACATGAGCAACGGCTGCAAGGAACGCCATGTCGTGGGTGAAATGTCGACCAACGAAAAGCAAGTGGCCTCCGGCGTCATCGACGGATTCACCGATTGCATCCTCACGAACACGCCGCCGACCATCAACGGCGACGAAGGGTATCGCGCCCTTCAGGTCATCCTCACCGCCGTGCAGGCCGCCGAGCAGGGCAAGATTCTCGACATCGCGTACTGATGAGTTGGACCACACTTTGCCAGGTTGATGAACTTATCGAAGGCAACGGGAAGTACGTCGACATCGACGGTAAACCGTTGGCGGTGTTCCTGCACAACGGCTCGCCCTTCGTGCTGGACAACCTCTGCCCGCACGCCGGCGGCGAACTCGCGGACGGTTGGGTCGAGGAAGACGGCGGACATGCGTGCGCGATCTGCCCGTTGCACGCGTGGCCGTTCCGTCTCGACACTGGCGAGATGCCCGACGGCGGGGCGGCCGTGCGGACCTATCCGGCACGCATCGATGGTGCGTTTGTCCAGGCGGATCTGTCGTTGAAGTTGTAGGGCAGGCACTGCCTGCCATTTCGCCGACGCCCGATGGCAGGCAGTACCTGCCCTACGCTTGCGCTTGCCGACCGTCTCGCTCATCATCCCGACGCTCAATGAGGCGGCGAACTTGCCGGAGTTGGTGGGGCGGATCACCGCCGCGTTGCCGAATGCGGAGATTCTCGTCGTTGACGACGGCTCGACCGATGACACGGCCCGCGTCGCGGCGGACCTGCCCGTTCGGCTGATCGTGCGGGACGATCCTTCCGACGGGCTCAGCGGGGCGGTGCTGCGTGGCATCTCCGAGGCGAGCGGCGATGTCGTGTGTGTGATGGACGCCGACCTTCAGCATCCCCCCGAGGTTCTCCCCGCGATCGTCGGTCCGATCGTCGCGGACGAAGCTGACTTCGTCATCGGCAGCCGCTACGTGTCGGGCGGCACGGTCGGCGAGAAGTGGGGCATGGCCCGCCGGCTCAACAGCAAGCTCGCCACGGTTCTCGCGTTGCCGTTCAGCGGTGGCGTACACGACCCGATGAGCGGCTTCTTCGCGCTCCGCAAGTCGGCCGTCGACGAGGCGAGGTTTCTCTCGCCGCTCGGGTACAAGGTCGGCCTGGAACTGCTCTGCAAAACCAACCCGCGACGCATCCGCGAGGTGCCGATCCACTTCGATATCCGTAAGCACGGCACGAGCAAGCTGACGATCGCCGAACAGTTTCGTTACCTCGAGCACCTCAGCCGGCTGTACGACTTCACCTACCCCCGGCTTGCACCGATCCTGAAGTTCGCCGTCGTTGTGGCGTTGGCGTGGTTGTTTGGGGCGGCGGCGTTCGCGCTGACGCACACCGTTGCGCTTGCTTATCCCGTTGCGATCGCGGTGGCGGCATTGTTTCACTTCCGATACGTCCGCGCTCAGCGTCCGTTTCTCAAACGCAAGCGACCCTGGGTGGATTTTCTTCTCAGCGCCGCTGCCGAATGGGCATGGGCGGTTGCGGCCTCGTTGTACATCGGGACACGTCACGCGGCACCGCCGTGGGAGACGTTCGGCATCAGCTTCACCGTTGCGACGGTCGTCCGTTATGTGTTGCGGAAGGAGCTGATGCTCGACGTGCGCGGCTTGCGCTTCGAGCCGCGGGCGGCGGAGGTGGGTCGTGACTGATCCCGGTCTGGACCGACGGTTGGCGTGGTTCGTCGGCGTGATGTTTACCGTGTTGTCGCTGTTGTGCGCGTTGTGGTCGAAAG belongs to Planctomycetota bacterium and includes:
- a CDS encoding glycerate kinase — translated: MRVLIAPDKFKGTLTAKQAAAAMAEGVRRVWPDAEIVQCPMSDGGEGFVDVLCDALDGRRLTRTVTGPLPDMRVDAEMGLLPDGTTVIEMASAAGLALLREDQRNPMNTTTFGVGELIRFAVGMDARHVILGLGGSATIDAGIGCLQALGCPITLEKGQIVTADDDPLCGRDIGQVIAIGRPGLADGLALEIACDVTTRLTDAARTFGPQKGATTDQVDHLDTALRQLAKRLGNGDMAGTGAAGGLGWGLSLVLDATLTPGIELIGNHGHFMAEVSSAQLVLTGEGCYDATSSDGKVVGYVELVTRAKTGVDVIAFCGSRTPTKTDVCEVVTLTSRVGKDAALAEPARHLADAVAERLASSDT
- a CDS encoding thioredoxin family protein; the protein is MAFTLQLNDPAPAFDLPGTDGKNHTLADYDADILVVGFTCNHCPYVIESEDRIKAFHTDYRDKGVQLVCINSNSTGTYAEDSFEHMVQRVKDKGFEFDYLRDESQEVAKAYGALRTPHFYVFGKDRTLKYTGRMDDSPRDPSKQTTHELRDAVDDLLAGREVAQPLTNPIGCNVKWDGQDAHWMPADACDLV
- a CDS encoding Rieske (2Fe-2S) protein, which codes for MSWTTLCQVDELIEGNGKYVDIDGKPLAVFLHNGSPFVLDNLCPHAGGELADGWVEEDGGHACAICPLHAWPFRLDTGEMPDGGAAVRTYPARIDGAFVQADLSLKL
- the mutS gene encoding DNA mismatch repair protein MutS encodes the protein MPQAKGKKLSPAMAQYQRFKQQHPEYVLFFRMGDFYEMFHEDAKLAHEVMGVTLTARSGVPMAGVPHHSVEGYLRKMIAAGHRVAMCEQVQDPKEAKGVVERDVTRLVTPGTLTDDGLMEGAAENLLAVVAEHTGKNSGHKWALAYADLSTGQVGCVQGSEATVRDEAARLTAAELLVPELSSGEEHPAAERFRMAGVKTVVTRPGWQFAPHHAAEQLQKHYGVSTAGGFGFDDDDAAVVALGALLAYLEETQKTSLTHLHTPRRHDPSAFLLIDADSFRSLEIDRTVRGNAAAGSLLHAIDRTRSPMGKRLLRQWLRTPLATVEPIVARQQAVAALLDHPTQLETVSDLLAGVCDIERIVTRITVNRVNPRDLASLRDCLRQVPMIAAELAPIGVGENLQQHVEFAKDQAAQLKAAILDEPAPHLREGGVIAKKYSADLDELRRLGTDAKTWLAEYQQHLSANNDIGSLKVGYNRVFGYYIEVTNAHKDKVDPSWVRKQTLKDCERYITDELKQFEDKALGAKEKSIALEAELFEQVRRDLLPAVREFQALAAALAELDVLAALAKLARERRYCRPAITDDRVLKIEEGKHPVLEQQLGSEFVANDLAMTDTDALGLITGPNMAGKSTYIRQVALIVLLAQIGSFVPAKAATVGVADRLFTRIGANDEIHAGQSTFMVEMTETANLLNNATDRSVIILDEIGRGTSTLDGLSLAWAIAEHLAEKVKARTLFATHYHELTDLADQLPGVRNLSVAVREWQDDVVFLHRIVEGRADKSYGIHVARLAGVPKPVLGRAKTLLADLAVHHAKEKQVGPQMSLFTDPDAELGREMRAALAAIDCDDMSPREALDQLAQWCNRWGES
- a CDS encoding Gfo/Idh/MocA family oxidoreductase, with product MPTPLNICLIGTKFMGRTHSNAYSQVNKFFGDLPRQAVMHTLCGRNPEETESFAKAWGWRNASVNWKAAISNPDIQLVDIGTPNHVHRDMAIAALEAGRDLACEKPLAGKLDEAREMVEAAKARPNQKTYVWYNYRRCPALTFAHQLVRQGRLGRLYHVRGFYLQDWAGPDTPMVWRFQGDIAGSGSLGDLCAHSIDAARFVTGEEFESVSGAILETFIKERKVMEGGGGEISGHGAVASDKTEKSTVDDAALFTARLTGGAVATFEATRLSTGDKNGNRLEVHGDKGAIRWNFEKLHELQWYDNTLPPSEQGWSTINVSDAGAGHPYAEAWWPTAHSIGYEHGFINQAADMLRDLGGVEPVSPLPDFIDAYETQKVLAAVQQSAADGRTVQLAEIS
- a CDS encoding endonuclease/exonuclease/phosphatase family protein, with product MHTALLALTLLQPTTAPADVAVEADTIRVVSYNIENFTQNFTAYALDRKYRQNEAVPEDIRDFIRYERRADREENWEVAETIKAMQPDILAVQESASLENLAYFNESFLDNYFGTIQNLPTNTTREQHLTIMLRPGFEIVETVTLYEVPDVNDYNDRGDRLFARGAGFVLIKTPDGDQFWVGNTHQKSKGGNSVRTTRWRNLEATTTRDKAIELSEQHPVLLVGDMNDTLGIDEHEDEGGGDVMTNMSQGLILLTRELSDDGVETFKGYGGARYGGFIDHALATDNMLPFVVDVSVFTGGMTDSASDHLPVVVDVKFE
- a CDS encoding methyltransferase domain-containing protein, whose translation is MNRQPPQPELMDDASADPAELRRALRFIRRINTALRYNSAVVAALRELGCGRGSTVLDVATGSADLPQLLRNTLGCHAVGVDLHAETLAIADEWTDVPLIRGDALALPMADASVDFVTANLFLHHLDNDTAVAVLREMRRVARRGVVVADLLRNRRALAWITLFTAVASPMVRHDARLSVRQGWTLDEAETLAERAEMPNFRVQRCFGHRYLLISRKS
- a CDS encoding Gfo/Idh/MocA family oxidoreductase; protein product: MNHVRYAVAGGGAIAQRRHLPEGHANPNSSIVAICDPLEERAKEVGEKYNARPFTDFDAMLAETECDAVVVATPNADHAPQTIKAFEAGKHVLVEKPMATSTDEAKAMVAAAEKAGKFLMIGMNQRLMPPHVKAKEILDTGKLGKVLTFETNFKHPGPDGWSLDGAHSWFFVKERAVLGVNGDLGIHKADLMRYLLGEEFARVGGFVKTLSKTTPDGKLIPVDDNAFLELETESGVIGSIHISWTNFGRIEDNGTTIFAENGVMRIGMAGEYGVMVDMSNGCKERHVVGEMSTNEKQVASGVIDGFTDCILTNTPPTINGDEGYRALQVILTAVQAAEQGKILDIAY
- a CDS encoding DUF554 domain-containing protein — its product is MTGTLINTAAVLAGSGIGLAVGAHLPKRINDSVMLGLGFVTLTMGVAQAVPAFNDGKLMVTPAALILGVVIGELLRLHGRLESVAEYLRKKFRSEHGDFITGFVTASLLFCVGPLTLLGATFEGVGNPQGLRYLLLKSALDFFASIALASTFGMGVLASALFVLVFQGALTLLGFLAGDVLTPAMQLEMVGVGGLMLLGLSLVLFGLKRSEEVRVINFLPGVLLAPVLVLVFDLVMRLIQ
- a CDS encoding heme-binding protein, with amino-acid sequence MVDITDAPEVTAHAPVKAMAVGVLAAGLNGGDPMAAAEAAADLLGPEWIASAELLSAGSIADVQAVHDRLAFTPILEAEFPPNFPDWTPVGEIEIKQYPTYRMAIAKSEVGLQENGLFWRLFNHISTNDIPMTAPVEMSRDNGKAMMGFMYPDSDTGSLGSAALDVEVIDVPPTKVITVGMRGNRRTSDVDEVESMLRNAIEERGLTAAGPMRVMGYNSPSVRGDMRYYEVQIPVE